Sequence from the Gemmatimonadota bacterium genome:
GCAGGATATCGCCAGCCACTGGCTGTCCGGTGACCACGCCACGTTTTCCACCCAACTGTTACCGACGTCGATAGCCCGGCTTACCTGACTATCGGAGGCAGACCAGATTATGACTCGACCGTCCTGCCCGGCCGTGGCGAAGGCGGTTCCGCCCGGATGGATCGCTGCCGCGAGCACGCCGCCCTCATGAACCTCGTGATGCGCCCACGCGGTCGCGCCGGACTTGCCTTCGAAGGCGTAGACGCTACCTGCGGTGTCACCGATCACCAGCGCCTCACCGCGCAGTATCCAGCCCCCGGCGATGGGGTAATCACCGACCGACGCAGACCAACCTCGGCGAATTACGCCGCCCGGGTTACCGTCGTTCAAACCAGACATGCATTGAACCCCTGTCGCATGTCCTGCTCATCGAGGTTGCGGCCGATAAAGACGAGTTGATTGTGGTGGGGATCATCCCCCCATTCTCGATCCGGCTGGCCGTCAAAGAGCATGTGAACTCCCTGGAAAACGAAGCGACGGGACTCGCCCGCGAGACTGATGAAGCCCTTCATTCGGAAGATGTCCACCCCGCGTTCCATGAGCAGTGTACTAAGCCACTTGTTGAGCCTGTCGGGATCGACGTCGCCCTCCCGCTCGATGGCGATCGAACCTACTTCGTCGTCGTGCTCATGCTGCGCGACCCAGGTGCGCTCGACCTCCTGCGCGATGGTCACTCCGTCGGTGTTCCTCAGTTGGAGATCGAACTCTTCCGCGGTGTGCTGGGCGTAGAGGCCGACCCGCGCCTGCTTATCAACCTCCAGGATGAACGACTTGCGCCCCGTTGAATCGAGTTGGAGGTTCACATGCTTACCAATCGGTATTTCTTCGCCCGGGCCAAGGTCCTCCGCAGGTTCGGCGTACCTTCGCACACACCACTCCGCGCCTTCGCGGAGGGCGGCGTCATCCGTGCCCTGGTCCGGCACGACGACGATCGACATGGCCGGATCGGGTCCATCGGCCAGGCTGAGTTCGTACCTGCCGGTATCGAGCGAATAGACGCCGGACCATTCGAAGGGGTATTCGGGCTCGAGGAAAGTGGGACGACGCTCGAGCACATCGTCCAGGTCGAAGGCTTCGAGGTTGAGCACCGTGTCGACGGGAACCTCCGCCCGCTCGCTGCGCACGACTTTGGCCATTCGGTTCATTTCCCGGAGACGGGTTTCGAGCCGGTCGAGTACCTCGTCGTCGACGAGGTCCGTCTTGTTGAGCACCAGGACGTCCGCGAAGGCGATTTGCTCGGTGCTTTCGTCGCTTCGACCCAGCTGTTGCTCGATGTGGGCGGCATCGACGAGCGTGACGATCCCGTCAAGGGCGTACTCGTCGCGAATCTCGTCGTCCATGAAGAAGGTCTGGGCCACCGGGCCGGGATCGGCGAGCCCCGTGGTCTCCACCAGCACATAGTCGAACTTGTCGCGGCGCTTCATGAGATTGCTGAGCACGCGGATAAGATCACCGCGCACCGTGCAGCAGATGCAACCGTTCGACATCTCGAAGATCTCTTCGTCCGCGTCGATGACGAGGGCCTGGTCGATGCCGACCTCCCCGTATTCGTTCTCGATCACGGCGATGCGCTTGCCGTGCTCCTCGGTCAGGATCCGGTTGAGCAGGGTCGTCTTCCCGGAGCCGAGGAAGCCGGTGAGGATGGAAACAGGTACTTTTTGCGGCGAGATCATCTGGTTTCTCCTTTAAGGGTTTGCTGGGTATTCGAGGACGGTCGTCGGGGCGTCAAAGCCCCACACCTTGCAGACCTGGACCAGGTCTTCGGCGTCAACGGATTCAATGGACTTGTGCAGCTTGCACTGAAGCTGTGGCGCATCGGGCCGAAGCAG
This genomic interval carries:
- a CDS encoding GTP-binding protein, producing MISPQKVPVSILTGFLGSGKTTLLNRILTEEHGKRIAVIENEYGEVGIDQALVIDADEEIFEMSNGCICCTVRGDLIRVLSNLMKRRDKFDYVLVETTGLADPGPVAQTFFMDDEIRDEYALDGIVTLVDAAHIEQQLGRSDESTEQIAFADVLVLNKTDLVDDEVLDRLETRLREMNRMAKVVRSERAEVPVDTVLNLEAFDLDDVLERRPTFLEPEYPFEWSGVYSLDTGRYELSLADGPDPAMSIVVVPDQGTDDAALREGAEWCVRRYAEPAEDLGPGEEIPIGKHVNLQLDSTGRKSFILEVDKQARVGLYAQHTAEEFDLQLRNTDGVTIAQEVERTWVAQHEHDDEVGSIAIEREGDVDPDRLNKWLSTLLMERGVDIFRMKGFISLAGESRRFVFQGVHMLFDGQPDREWGDDPHHNQLVFIGRNLDEQDMRQGFNACLV